A region from the Stygiolobus caldivivus genome encodes:
- a CDS encoding DUF1156 domain-containing protein: MQKRLIESDKFSSLIPEIDEKAVKEKGSGRPTYWGMVFWRTRKPLVSARAFIAASLLPEGFNITEYKRIIRLNEDIPHKYQPITNNVFKDYVLLDPFAGFGSIPLEAKRLGLGKVIASELLPTAYMFLKAVLDYPKYGEKLLKDIERYGNELIKSLEEDVKELYGDTTGFVGSWEVKCPHCGNYTPLVNQWWLLALKEGSSNDEEEEGEESEVKSGAFRRLVYMEPVKEGNQIRVKVIDLNKELNVKSVRAKKTKDKIIVNGKEYRVSQGNVNAKKSFARCLHCNNVFPKDSKKWYVKEAINEWNENYEKFMNGEITLEELRNSRARPTLLVKFKGKAKDLTFEEITVKDEEAFWDSFDKLRGLDITKIPTEKASPYGTLRFVTWGIDRFYKLFNARQLIILTKIVEKISYLRDIIEGDDEYKKAVITYLVLAFLNHIRYNCMLTSVHPTRTFVREATALTRFSFMWNWIEISPLANIIGSFSKSLEHVNEGLEYLIQTDSDSQVEVLQTDVCDLRLDPVDVIITDPPYADDVPYPEVGDFYYVWLKKVFPFPYNTQWEELVPKDIGVDEARNKVFGNGVGTYDYFRERLAQAFANLSKLLKGEGVLVTFYNHTSPKAWTSLLYAGWYYSKFRISTTYAITTEDETRINARGTVSLDKSIVIVWRKRAEGTKHIQEVKKNVISAISDWISTNIKSLSLDTYIEVLGKVLSEFTKYEKLLGLKGEGMKAVEDLVSNHVFPTVVQSLIEGLAKGTGARVENPYSVFYVLVKALLPPSKTVRKLDKNTLIFLNVSGNITKKDLLQNKIIKAGKDTIYLMEPENANDINDKIRSFEMLNHVKSAIAGDYNFSNPVQVLHYLEYIALKYPDKLKEEVDKLREKTRFVDEALSVAKIFTKVLNEKDVEYGPSCKMVGGCEKGIEKWVS, encoded by the coding sequence ATGCAAAAACGATTAATTGAGAGCGACAAGTTCTCCTCACTTATCCCTGAAATTGACGAGAAGGCTGTAAAGGAGAAAGGTTCAGGTAGGCCTACCTATTGGGGGATGGTATTCTGGCGGACTAGGAAACCGTTAGTCTCAGCTAGGGCGTTTATAGCGGCGTCGTTACTACCGGAGGGCTTTAACATAACAGAGTACAAGAGGATTATAAGGCTAAACGAAGACATCCCCCATAAGTACCAACCCATTACGAACAACGTGTTTAAAGACTACGTGTTGTTAGACCCCTTTGCGGGCTTCGGTTCTATCCCATTAGAGGCAAAAAGGCTCGGGTTGGGTAAAGTTATAGCTTCAGAACTTCTGCCTACAGCCTACATGTTTTTAAAAGCAGTCCTAGACTACCCGAAATACGGGGAGAAACTCTTAAAAGACATCGAAAGATACGGTAACGAGCTGATTAAGAGTTTAGAAGAAGACGTAAAAGAACTTTACGGTGATACGACGGGTTTCGTGGGTTCATGGGAAGTAAAATGCCCTCACTGTGGGAATTATACCCCTTTAGTAAACCAATGGTGGTTATTAGCGTTAAAAGAAGGGAGTAGTAACGACGAAGAAGAGGAAGGAGAAGAGAGTGAAGTTAAGTCAGGTGCTTTTAGGAGATTAGTCTACATGGAACCGGTAAAAGAAGGTAATCAGATCCGTGTTAAAGTAATTGACCTTAATAAGGAGTTAAATGTAAAAAGTGTAAGGGCTAAGAAGACTAAGGACAAGATAATAGTAAACGGAAAAGAATACCGAGTGTCTCAGGGTAATGTCAACGCTAAGAAGAGTTTTGCTAGGTGTTTGCATTGTAATAATGTATTTCCTAAAGATAGTAAGAAATGGTACGTTAAGGAGGCTATTAATGAATGGAATGAAAATTACGAGAAGTTTATGAACGGCGAGATAACTCTAGAAGAGTTGAGAAATTCAAGGGCAAGACCCACACTCCTGGTTAAGTTCAAAGGTAAAGCTAAGGATTTAACCTTTGAGGAAATTACCGTAAAAGATGAAGAAGCGTTTTGGGACTCATTTGATAAATTACGAGGATTAGATATAACTAAAATACCTACGGAAAAAGCGTCACCTTACGGGACATTACGTTTTGTAACATGGGGGATAGACAGATTTTATAAATTATTTAATGCTAGACAACTAATAATACTTACTAAGATCGTTGAGAAGATTAGCTACTTAAGAGATATAATAGAAGGAGATGATGAATATAAGAAGGCGGTAATAACTTACTTAGTTTTGGCTTTTCTAAACCATATACGGTATAATTGTATGTTAACTTCTGTTCACCCTACTAGAACATTTGTCAGAGAAGCTACTGCACTTACAAGATTCAGCTTTATGTGGAACTGGATTGAAATTTCTCCCTTAGCTAACATAATAGGTTCGTTTTCCAAAAGCTTAGAACATGTGAATGAAGGACTCGAATACTTAATACAAACTGATAGCGACTCACAAGTTGAAGTCCTCCAGACTGATGTATGTGACTTAAGGTTGGATCCAGTTGATGTTATAATTACCGACCCTCCATATGCTGATGACGTGCCATACCCTGAAGTAGGAGACTTCTATTACGTCTGGTTAAAAAAGGTATTTCCATTCCCATATAACACACAATGGGAGGAATTAGTACCTAAGGATATAGGGGTTGATGAAGCGAGGAATAAGGTATTTGGCAACGGTGTGGGGACTTATGATTATTTCAGAGAGAGGTTAGCACAAGCTTTTGCTAATCTTAGTAAATTACTGAAAGGTGAGGGAGTCTTAGTAACTTTTTATAACCACACCTCGCCAAAAGCATGGACATCACTACTTTATGCCGGTTGGTACTACTCAAAATTTAGAATTTCAACAACTTATGCGATAACTACTGAAGATGAGACGAGGATAAATGCTAGAGGTACAGTCTCGCTAGATAAGTCAATAGTAATCGTCTGGAGGAAAAGGGCCGAAGGGACGAAACATATACAAGAAGTTAAGAAAAATGTTATTTCAGCAATCTCAGACTGGATATCTACGAATATCAAGTCATTATCTTTGGACACGTACATTGAAGTCCTAGGAAAAGTTTTATCGGAGTTCACTAAATACGAAAAATTGTTGGGACTAAAAGGAGAAGGTATGAAAGCTGTAGAGGATTTAGTCTCCAACCACGTCTTTCCCACTGTTGTTCAATCCTTGATTGAAGGGTTGGCTAAGGGAACCGGAGCTAGGGTTGAAAACCCGTACTCGGTATTTTATGTCTTAGTCAAGGCACTACTCCCTCCCTCTAAGACGGTGAGAAAATTAGATAAGAATACCTTAATATTCTTGAACGTATCGGGTAATATTACTAAAAAGGATCTCCTTCAGAATAAGATAATAAAAGCGGGAAAGGACACTATTTACCTAATGGAGCCGGAAAACGCAAACGACATAAACGATAAAATACGGTCATTTGAAATGCTGAATCACGTTAAATCCGCAATCGCAGGTGATTATAATTTCTCTAACCCTGTCCAAGTCCTCCACTATCTGGAGTATATAGCGTTGAAATACCCTGATAAATTGAAAGAAGAGGTCGACAAACTTAGAGAAAAGACACGTTTTGTAGACGAGGCGTTATCAGTTGCAAAAATATTTACTAAGGTGCTTAACGAAAAAGACGTCGAATATGGACCTTCGTGTAAAATGGTGGGGGGCTGTGAAAAAGGGATTGAAAAGTGGGTGAGCTAA
- a CDS encoding DUF499 domain-containing protein: MADLSLYQNVIPREDVFNPKFDDEVAPELSDVHKGTAPSIYTNPEEFFAITYFTDSMRNLVRDISESFRVGKGMTIPLYSFFGGGKTHSLIMLYHAFKNPDIAKKYNLDVESGVKVIVVGGKDSATAPSPDTPSDVKTLWGYIAKQLGKYDIIAKADNDLMAPQKDVLEKVFEGEKVLILFDEIVWYLSRVKDTIYNRYYTQCLLFFENLASVTANLPVVIVVTIPGKYYEKTGVVQAEKSYENVVEELSRKIERIGRVYRAPIETPVDLGKVLKKRLFKSINEEIIPLVKSKYSKYLEDFKDYVDQESIENFDDAYPFHPYYLELLKLLLEETGLQGTRDGIRLSRMVVRLLWNDKPKRSLILPSDIDIRNEQFKVLLLKNYTDFDKVVDSIKNVTKGLSIYFSMANYIFLSTYMFKLGLDPGQLRNALPDSKKVVTSVLDPLYLEDISLTPAEVKTKLADMTSGGKNVDKIVPYLIYSEDKYWFTSFLDPITICKRGKSKVLDADAVTVIKDMIGNLAETPIDAIEKRSKKEVYKGIIKKFHIVDSIEHLVDVDEETYNLVILWKPLCDGCSSQDVKESDYYDEIKRFIYNVPSGKSSISPRKNANSLALMFSLTGNGKEKLIEQTKEYISCRDTDVSKYYSDEVSKNIAKKMLTDFLSRVQNSIYNQIFNYYDRVAYPDKMNDVQIVTLSTTGKTLLENAEETMRNENKIIRENDMDFDTLAYYLEQTNINIRDTTISYPQLRQMFYTNPMLPWASDEALKSAIVSGLKSYSIGVLSGSKIYFKAEEGSTVEYSNSLIDNSTTVLPARVAADKQIDSLLEQEKEFEEDGKIHKTYYVVATDEEEIPLKELRDRENWFDIFINGKLRKKEEVIESGVDIELEPRVIKAKAGDTVSVKIRVSKVGKFDKEVYLEASKGSLSQTSGAPPFDAILTASVEDGQPIVVTAKYDNKTVKAQIPVELVQVVEQCEKVLDPRDSTSPVIFKVDITDMKNILSILDQLRVVPGVKFVEGEVTVEDPSRVSVLIRPKDMKLNEFIEFLNRQTVLIGLTKYTISGKVTVKVNDPKPLDEKDKKKIIDLISKNAIIAWTKVC; the protein is encoded by the coding sequence ATGGCTGACCTCTCTTTGTACCAGAACGTAATTCCGAGGGAAGACGTGTTTAACCCTAAATTCGACGACGAGGTAGCACCGGAACTAAGTGACGTACATAAAGGCACGGCACCTAGCATTTACACGAACCCTGAAGAATTTTTCGCTATAACGTATTTTACGGATTCAATGAGAAACTTGGTAAGAGATATATCCGAGTCTTTCAGAGTAGGAAAAGGAATGACTATACCACTGTACTCTTTCTTCGGTGGAGGAAAGACTCACTCCTTAATTATGCTCTATCACGCTTTCAAAAACCCGGATATCGCGAAGAAGTATAATTTAGACGTAGAGAGCGGAGTTAAAGTGATAGTAGTTGGAGGAAAAGACTCAGCAACTGCACCTTCTCCAGACACACCCTCAGACGTTAAGACCCTTTGGGGATACATAGCTAAACAACTGGGTAAATACGATATAATTGCAAAAGCCGATAACGACTTGATGGCACCTCAGAAGGACGTCCTAGAAAAAGTGTTTGAAGGGGAGAAGGTTTTAATTTTGTTTGATGAAATAGTATGGTATTTATCTAGGGTTAAGGACACAATCTATAACAGATACTACACTCAATGTCTATTGTTTTTTGAGAACTTAGCGTCAGTGACTGCTAACCTGCCAGTAGTAATAGTTGTGACAATCCCGGGCAAATACTATGAGAAAACCGGTGTAGTTCAAGCTGAGAAAAGTTATGAAAACGTAGTAGAGGAGCTATCAAGGAAAATCGAGAGAATAGGTAGAGTATATAGGGCACCAATAGAAACCCCTGTTGACTTAGGAAAAGTATTGAAAAAGAGGTTATTTAAGAGTATTAATGAGGAAATAATTCCTCTTGTTAAAAGTAAATATTCCAAGTACCTAGAGGATTTCAAGGATTATGTAGACCAAGAGAGTATCGAGAACTTTGATGACGCTTACCCGTTCCATCCGTATTATTTAGAGTTATTAAAACTACTTCTTGAAGAAACCGGACTTCAAGGTACTAGGGATGGGATAAGGCTTAGCAGGATGGTCGTAAGGTTGCTTTGGAATGATAAGCCTAAAAGGAGTTTAATTTTACCGTCAGATATTGATATTAGGAATGAACAGTTTAAAGTACTTTTACTTAAAAATTATACAGATTTCGACAAGGTAGTAGATTCAATTAAGAATGTGACTAAAGGTCTTTCAATTTACTTTAGTATGGCTAATTACATCTTTTTATCAACTTATATGTTCAAACTGGGCTTAGATCCGGGACAACTAAGGAATGCTTTGCCTGACAGCAAAAAAGTAGTGACATCGGTTTTAGACCCATTATATCTGGAAGACATTTCCTTAACTCCGGCTGAGGTTAAGACTAAACTCGCCGATATGACGAGCGGAGGGAAAAACGTCGATAAGATAGTCCCATATTTAATTTATTCAGAGGACAAGTACTGGTTTACCTCTTTCTTAGACCCGATCACTATATGCAAGAGGGGAAAGAGTAAGGTGCTCGATGCGGATGCGGTAACCGTAATTAAGGATATGATAGGGAACCTAGCGGAAACACCGATAGATGCCATAGAAAAGAGGTCTAAGAAAGAAGTCTACAAGGGGATTATCAAAAAGTTCCACATAGTAGACAGTATTGAACATTTAGTTGACGTTGATGAAGAAACATATAATTTGGTAATATTGTGGAAGCCTTTATGTGATGGCTGTAGTTCCCAGGACGTAAAAGAAAGCGATTACTACGACGAAATAAAAAGGTTTATTTACAACGTACCGTCGGGCAAGTCATCAATTTCCCCTAGGAAGAACGCTAACTCTTTAGCTTTAATGTTCTCTTTAACGGGCAACGGCAAGGAGAAGTTGATAGAGCAAACTAAAGAGTATATATCGTGTAGAGACACTGATGTGTCTAAATATTATTCTGACGAAGTGAGTAAAAATATAGCTAAGAAGATGCTCACTGATTTCCTATCGAGAGTGCAGAACAGTATTTATAACCAGATATTCAACTATTATGACAGGGTAGCATACCCCGACAAGATGAATGACGTCCAAATAGTCACTTTATCTACTACTGGAAAGACGCTACTTGAAAACGCTGAGGAAACTATGAGGAACGAAAATAAAATTATTAGGGAAAACGACATGGACTTTGACACTTTAGCTTACTACTTGGAACAAACTAACATAAACATAAGGGACACCACGATCTCTTATCCACAACTACGTCAGATGTTTTATACTAACCCCATGTTACCATGGGCAAGTGATGAAGCATTAAAGTCCGCAATAGTTTCCGGCCTTAAGTCCTATTCCATAGGGGTCCTCTCCGGGAGCAAGATTTACTTTAAAGCTGAAGAAGGGAGTACGGTGGAATACAGTAATTCTTTAATAGATAATTCTACTACGGTCTTACCTGCAAGAGTAGCTGCTGATAAGCAAATCGACAGCTTACTTGAGCAAGAGAAAGAGTTTGAAGAAGACGGTAAGATACACAAGACATATTATGTAGTTGCCACTGACGAAGAGGAGATACCGCTTAAAGAACTGAGGGACAGGGAAAACTGGTTCGACATATTTATTAACGGTAAACTGAGGAAGAAAGAAGAAGTAATCGAAAGCGGTGTGGACATCGAGCTAGAGCCAAGGGTAATTAAGGCTAAGGCAGGAGACACGGTGTCCGTTAAAATTAGGGTAAGTAAGGTAGGTAAGTTCGATAAAGAAGTTTATCTTGAGGCGAGTAAGGGGAGCCTATCTCAGACCAGCGGGGCCCCTCCATTTGACGCTATCCTAACAGCGAGTGTAGAGGACGGTCAACCGATAGTGGTCACTGCTAAATACGATAATAAGACCGTAAAAGCCCAGATACCAGTAGAACTAGTTCAGGTCGTGGAACAGTGCGAGAAGGTTTTAGACCCTAGAGACTCTACTAGCCCGGTAATATTCAAAGTAGACATAACCGATATGAAAAACATTTTGAGCATATTAGACCAGTTAAGGGTAGTCCCGGGGGTTAAATTCGTAGAAGGGGAAGTAACTGTCGAAGACCCTAGTAGGGTATCGGTGTTGATTAGGCCCAAAGACATGAAATTAAATGAGTTCATAGAATTCCTAAACCGACAGACAGTCCTTATAGGTCTGACCAAGTACACAATTTCTGGCAAGGTAACAGTAAAAGTTAACGACCCCAAGCCTCTAGACGAAAAAGACAAGAAAAAAATTATAGACTTAATTTCTAAAAACGCGATTATAGCTTGGACCAAGGTGTGCTAG
- a CDS encoding DEAD/DEAH box helicase: MSYDLKFVKFVFDELEKNHPFFRYPLLTSGDYEPYLHQAEVFYRLLPREPVRFLIADDVGLGKTIEGIMVIDQLIKKKNARKILLVLPKILIKQWVYELNRFRREWDLPVYEYSGKDDVKADGIYVVSVDTVKKENHKKKFLEVKWDLVVADEIHKVGVVGSKENLRYKAMAEISGKNQDANFLGLSATPHRGNDNDYLKRLNLIDPYLREADDNLLRTSVRAIVQKRNKDNVNKVYEKEKIFPDAIFIQYLVEPTTDELKYYEKIRDLTLTILREYYNKIGKSPKGLPLLSFMIGRRSLSSPYAGLLTFKRMLEKRAAYLYEEDVLDQAEEYAEEEEVEEDSEPDELANKLAQLSSEYLEKLGHEFLQKFEGNIHDLIKLAESVMSSDSRVKAVAELTKSHLDRGDKVIVFTEYKDTAEYIYNKFKEELRVPEGSIKVVTSDTLAKEGIERVKGWLEKGGAKVMVATDVASEGLNLQSANVLIHYELPLSIVRFEQRNGRVWRLKQNKPVYIYYLALNTEIEQSILNNYYNKLLEITKGTGAEVNVADAVVYKTGKVNKVFNLTQDKEPIPVYLAYNDPQKKEEQITSIKIWESVLQGNVNGVVETMLKRIRILKETMKKFALYDSLQGAAVVEIDTVRKIAGFTNRSELRSVLQTFLGELLKKVNGRVENGKIFYSGGVIDGYDPSRIGKMIDTIEQIISHVTKEGESFVICDALDYNVYVANAKVLINGKETVDVPYIIDSSSREVPMSKFFAEILPLTMNCRKVYPDEVYITREINNHLVIRNIKSRIFKLLENYTKYRQLRGRDKWLPNNIDEIDVKVDIRGGVIGVNNNETDYLNKSLDGLKKKGTVTETQGVYRLEGKGEVRYIRIVSPKEVFNRDKQYWVYTYSNGALVGVRNG; encoded by the coding sequence ATGAGTTATGACCTAAAATTCGTTAAATTCGTATTTGACGAGTTGGAGAAAAACCACCCTTTCTTCAGGTACCCTTTATTGACTTCCGGGGACTACGAACCTTACCTCCACCAAGCGGAAGTGTTTTATAGGCTTTTGCCCAGGGAGCCGGTACGTTTCTTAATAGCCGACGACGTAGGGTTGGGTAAGACCATTGAAGGGATAATGGTAATTGACCAGTTAATTAAGAAGAAGAACGCGAGGAAAATCCTGTTGGTACTCCCCAAGATTTTAATTAAGCAGTGGGTTTACGAGCTCAACAGGTTTAGGAGGGAGTGGGACCTCCCAGTTTATGAGTATAGCGGGAAAGACGATGTAAAAGCTGATGGGATTTATGTGGTCAGTGTCGACACGGTTAAGAAGGAGAACCATAAGAAGAAGTTCCTCGAAGTCAAGTGGGACTTGGTAGTGGCTGACGAAATACATAAGGTAGGAGTCGTGGGGTCTAAGGAGAACTTAAGGTATAAGGCAATGGCAGAAATTAGCGGTAAAAACCAGGATGCGAACTTTCTAGGTTTATCCGCGACTCCCCATAGGGGTAATGACAACGACTATTTGAAGAGGTTAAACTTAATCGACCCTTATTTAAGGGAAGCCGACGATAACTTGCTTAGGACGAGCGTCAGGGCGATAGTCCAGAAGAGGAATAAGGACAATGTAAACAAGGTTTATGAGAAGGAAAAGATATTCCCCGACGCTATTTTTATCCAATATTTGGTCGAGCCTACAACAGACGAGTTGAAATACTACGAGAAAATCAGGGACTTAACTCTTACTATATTGAGAGAATACTACAATAAAATAGGGAAAAGCCCCAAAGGGTTGCCGCTCTTGTCCTTTATGATAGGGCGGAGGTCTCTTTCCAGCCCTTACGCGGGTCTGCTGACCTTTAAGAGGATGCTGGAAAAAAGGGCGGCTTACTTGTATGAAGAGGACGTATTAGACCAAGCCGAGGAGTACGCTGAAGAAGAGGAAGTCGAGGAAGACAGCGAACCGGACGAATTAGCCAACAAGTTAGCCCAATTGAGTAGCGAATACTTAGAGAAATTAGGGCATGAGTTCCTGCAAAAGTTTGAGGGTAACATTCATGACTTAATAAAGTTGGCTGAGAGTGTGATGAGTAGTGACAGCAGGGTAAAAGCAGTAGCAGAGTTAACTAAGTCCCACTTAGACAGAGGGGACAAGGTGATCGTGTTCACGGAATATAAGGACACTGCAGAGTACATTTATAATAAGTTTAAAGAGGAACTCCGCGTACCTGAAGGTTCGATTAAAGTCGTCACAAGTGATACGTTAGCTAAGGAAGGGATAGAGAGGGTGAAGGGTTGGCTCGAAAAAGGCGGGGCGAAGGTAATGGTAGCTACCGACGTGGCTTCTGAAGGGCTGAACTTGCAGTCAGCGAACGTCCTTATCCACTACGAGCTCCCGTTGAGCATAGTGAGGTTTGAACAGAGGAACGGTAGGGTATGGAGGCTGAAACAAAACAAGCCGGTCTATATTTATTACCTAGCACTAAATACGGAAATTGAACAAAGCATCTTGAACAATTACTATAACAAACTCTTAGAAATTACAAAGGGGACTGGTGCTGAAGTAAACGTGGCTGACGCCGTAGTATACAAGACAGGGAAGGTAAACAAAGTGTTCAATTTGACCCAAGACAAGGAACCCATACCGGTTTATTTAGCTTATAACGACCCCCAAAAGAAAGAGGAGCAAATAACTTCTATCAAAATATGGGAATCCGTACTCCAAGGTAACGTTAACGGTGTCGTCGAGACCATGCTCAAGAGGATAAGGATATTAAAAGAGACGATGAAAAAGTTCGCGCTTTACGACTCGTTACAAGGGGCTGCTGTAGTAGAAATCGATACCGTGAGGAAAATAGCGGGGTTTACCAACAGGTCGGAGTTAAGGTCGGTATTACAGACGTTTTTAGGAGAGCTTTTAAAGAAGGTAAACGGGAGGGTAGAAAACGGTAAAATCTTTTACAGCGGGGGAGTAATAGACGGTTACGACCCTTCAAGGATAGGTAAAATGATCGATACTATAGAGCAAATAATCTCTCACGTTACAAAAGAAGGTGAATCTTTCGTTATTTGTGACGCCTTGGACTACAACGTATATGTAGCTAACGCTAAAGTCCTCATAAACGGGAAGGAAACTGTGGACGTCCCTTACATAATTGATTCGAGTTCTCGAGAAGTCCCAATGAGCAAGTTTTTCGCCGAAATCTTGCCCCTGACTATGAACTGTAGAAAAGTTTACCCTGACGAAGTCTACATAACAAGAGAAATTAATAACCATTTAGTAATAAGGAATATAAAGTCTAGAATATTTAAATTATTAGAAAATTATACGAAGTACAGGCAATTGAGGGGGAGGGACAAGTGGTTACCTAACAATATAGACGAGATAGACGTAAAGGTCGATATAAGGGGAGGGGTTATAGGGGTTAACAATAACGAAACCGATTACTTGAATAAATCTCTCGATGGGCTTAAGAAAAAAGGCACGGTCACCGAAACACAAGGAGTTTACAGACTAGAAGGGAAAGGAGAAGTCAGGTACATCAGGATCGTAAGCCCTAAGGAAGTTTTCAACAGGGATAAACAGTATTGGGTCTATACTTATTCAAACGGTGCGTTAGTGGGCGTTAGAAATGGTTGA
- a CDS encoding MBL fold metallo-hydrolase RNA specificity domain-containing protein: MVEFVYNNLKIKVLQGYGEIGGNCIVMEDKDRRAVFDQGVRFSKFKKFYNHNISPAGYSEMVKLGIIPRLDDPIDLFISHFHLDHLGLLHPLPMGSTVYVPDEEIFNSFITPYKTANNWTTYVSPPIGVEISSAIKNNDNVLPLHVEHSAYPATSYYYDNGDVRALYTGDFRLSSPLINLNRETHRKLHEKTLLEEYEEKGLSTDVLIIEGTNFSSHNMPVTSDYFIEQLLNIFKIHSNSLILVSVDSLDAEAILSMLEISKLYNRTPVVEGRRLTNMAKVWVELAGINTDIYQLGTEELNFNVILEDEIKKGPSQYIILSSKGDILDFARRANLGKGSVVISLSAEAPSESEENESVEDNWLKMLGFIIYRLRMSGHYYPYELKEILDTIRPKKVIPIHTEAPSLMCEYIGQLGYECLSRSS, translated from the coding sequence ATGGTTGAGTTCGTGTATAACAACCTGAAAATAAAAGTCCTGCAAGGGTATGGTGAGATCGGGGGGAACTGCATAGTAATGGAAGACAAGGACAGGAGGGCCGTTTTTGACCAAGGGGTCAGGTTTTCCAAGTTTAAAAAATTTTATAACCACAATATTTCCCCTGCTGGTTACTCCGAAATGGTCAAGTTAGGTATAATACCTAGACTGGACGACCCAATTGACTTGTTTATATCCCACTTCCACTTGGACCACCTCGGGTTACTACACCCTTTACCCATGGGCTCTACAGTCTACGTGCCCGATGAGGAAATATTCAACTCTTTCATAACCCCTTATAAGACCGCTAATAACTGGACTACTTACGTTTCTCCGCCTATCGGGGTCGAAATATCTAGTGCTATTAAAAATAACGATAACGTATTACCCCTACACGTGGAGCACAGTGCTTACCCCGCGACGTCATATTACTACGATAACGGGGACGTAAGGGCCCTTTATACGGGGGACTTCAGGCTCTCTTCCCCGCTGATTAACCTAAACCGGGAAACTCATAGAAAATTGCACGAGAAAACTCTGTTAGAAGAATACGAAGAAAAGGGGTTGTCCACAGACGTCTTAATAATAGAGGGGACGAACTTTTCCTCCCATAACATGCCGGTCACTTCTGATTATTTTATTGAACAACTCCTCAACATTTTTAAAATCCACTCAAACTCGTTGATACTCGTGTCAGTGGACTCTTTAGACGCTGAAGCGATCCTAAGCATGTTAGAAATTTCAAAACTGTATAACAGGACCCCCGTAGTTGAAGGGAGGAGGCTGACGAATATGGCCAAAGTCTGGGTAGAGCTGGCGGGAATAAACACTGATATTTATCAGCTCGGGACCGAGGAACTAAACTTCAACGTAATTTTGGAGGACGAGATAAAGAAGGGCCCTTCACAATACATAATTTTATCGAGTAAAGGTGATATACTGGACTTCGCTAGGAGGGCTAACTTAGGTAAAGGGTCGGTAGTCATATCTCTATCCGCTGAAGCCCCTTCTGAAAGTGAAGAGAACGAGAGTGTTGAGGACAACTGGTTAAAGATGTTAGGTTTCATTATATACCGGCTCAGGATGTCGGGGCATTATTACCCCTATGAATTGAAAGAAATCCTTGACACCATAAGGCCAAAGAAAGTAATCCCTATACACACCGAAGCCCCTTCACTGATGTGCGAATATATAGGACAGCTAGGTTATGAGTGCTTAAGCAGGTCTAGCTGA